One Heyndrickxia oleronia genomic window, GTCTAGAGCAGCTATTGGTTCATCTGCAACAATAAATTTTGGCTCAACTGCTAAAGCTCGTGCAATCCCAATCCTTTGCCTTTGACCACCACTGAATTCATGTGGATATCGATTCGCATGATTACGGTCTAACCCTACTAATTCTAATAATTCAGTGACCCTAGTCCGGCGATCCTCTTTATTCATATTTGGTTGATGGATCAATAATCCCTCGGAAATAATCTCTAATACAGTCATCCGTGGATTTAATGAGGAATAAGGATCTTGAAAAATCATTTGAACGTCTTGGTGATATTGCTTTTCTCCAGCTTTTGATTGTTGACTTTCCAGTATTTTACCTGCGAACTTCACTACCCCTGATGTAGGTTGATATAGTTGAAGCAATGTTCTACCAACAGTAGATTTTCCACAACCAGACTCTCCGACAAGCCCTAATGTTTCACCTTTATGAATCGTAAAACTAATGCCATCAACTGCACGTAATTTTTGCTTTTTACCAACCTTAAAATATTTTGTTAAATTTTCTACTTCTACTAAGGGCTCCCGATAATTCATCATCTTGTTCCCCCAATCGCAACAGGCTTATTTTCCACTGGTGTCCTTTGATCATGAAGCCAGCAAGAAACCGAATGCTCATCTGTCATTTGGAGTTTCTCTGGTGCAAAATAATGACATACTTTCATCGTATAAGGACATCTCGATGCAAAGGGACATCCTTGTTGTTTTTTCGCTAGATTTGGTGGTGACCCAGGTATTGGAATTAAAGGGACCTTCCGACTAGAGTGAAGCTTTGGCATGGATTGCAATAATCCTAGTGTATAAGGGTGCTTAGGCTTATAAAATATTTCATCTACTGTTCCCATTTCAACAATTTCGCCAGCATACATGACAGCAACACGATCTGCCATATTAGCTACCACTCCTAAGTCATGAGTAATCATAATAATCGCGGTACCTGTTTTTTCTTGAAGGTTTTTCATTAAATCAAGAATTTGAGCCTGAATTGTCACGTCTAATGCTGTTGTTGGTTCATCCGCAATTAATATTTTGGGATTACACGCTAGAGCCATAGCAATTACCACACGCTGTCTCATTCCACCTGAAAACTGATGAGGAA contains:
- a CDS encoding ABC transporter ATP-binding protein, with the translated sequence MMNYREPLVEVENLTKYFKVGKKQKLRAVDGISFTIHKGETLGLVGESGCGKSTVGRTLLQLYQPTSGVVKFAGKILESQQSKAGEKQYHQDVQMIFQDPYSSLNPRMTVLEIISEGLLIHQPNMNKEDRRTRVTELLELVGLDRNHANRYPHEFSGGQRQRIGIARALAVEPKFIVADEPIAALDVSIQAQIVNLLKQLQDERDLTYLFIAHDLSMVKHISDRIAVMYLGQMMELAESEELYEEPLHPYTAALLSAIPLPDPVLERKRERIILKGDVPNPINPPSGCPFRTRCPQAMGVCAEKTPIWQEVKPNHFVACHLYNEQ
- a CDS encoding ABC transporter ATP-binding protein, whose product is MVEEILSVENLHVSFRNQSGEVNAVRGVNFSLKKGETLAIVGESGSGKSVTAKSIMKLLPKHNTYIPEGKIYYDNQDLLALPVRQIQKIRGSEISMVFQDPMTSLNPTMKIGKQIIEGLKKHQGLTNRVARQKALDMLKLVGIPNPEERLDAFPHQFSGGMRQRVVIAMALACNPKILIADEPTTALDVTIQAQILDLMKNLQEKTGTAIIMITHDLGVVANMADRVAVMYAGEIVEMGTVDEIFYKPKHPYTLGLLQSMPKLHSSRKVPLIPIPGSPPNLAKKQQGCPFASRCPYTMKVCHYFAPEKLQMTDEHSVSCWLHDQRTPVENKPVAIGGTR